The following coding sequences lie in one Polynucleobacter necessarius genomic window:
- a CDS encoding SURF1 family protein, with protein sequence MNSLFTALIAKRIVATVSALLVIGIGCGAGIWQLGRADTKIALAASVLAKQQMPILNANTSPWTLEEASERRMIARGQYILESAIWLDNRPRPIPPAGSTNAQSGFYLMMPLRLEDRNEVLWVNRGWAPRNNENRETLPPVQTPNKVVNIEGIVFAQPGRVYELGGGNTSIDPGKPRIEQNFDLVAEGKLHGWQQSPFILREVETGIGDGLLREWTPLTIGVDRHYAYAFQWFALAFAGFLFWLLSGLRQYKRQGLVNGDQG encoded by the coding sequence TTGAACAGTCTTTTTACTGCCCTCATTGCTAAGCGCATAGTCGCTACTGTATCAGCCTTACTGGTTATTGGGATTGGCTGTGGAGCTGGCATATGGCAGCTGGGTAGAGCGGACACCAAAATTGCCCTGGCAGCGAGTGTATTGGCTAAACAACAAATGCCAATTTTGAACGCAAATACAAGCCCTTGGACTTTGGAAGAGGCATCTGAACGTCGGATGATTGCTCGAGGTCAATATATTCTTGAGTCAGCAATTTGGTTGGATAACCGACCTAGGCCGATTCCACCTGCTGGTAGCACTAACGCACAATCAGGCTTTTATCTGATGATGCCGCTGAGGCTCGAAGACAGGAATGAGGTTCTGTGGGTAAACCGTGGTTGGGCCCCAAGGAATAACGAAAATCGGGAGACCCTACCGCCAGTTCAAACACCGAATAAAGTCGTGAATATTGAAGGTATCGTTTTTGCTCAGCCTGGTAGGGTGTATGAGTTAGGTGGCGGCAATACGTCTATTGATCCTGGTAAGCCTAGAATCGAGCAGAATTTTGATTTGGTGGCTGAGGGTAAGTTGCATGGATGGCAGCAAAGCCCATTTATTTTGCGTGAGGTCGAAACCGGCATAGGGGACGGATTGTTGCGTGAATGGACTCCGCTGACAATTGGCGTCGATCGCCATTATGCTTATGCATTCCAGTGGTTTGCTTTGGCTTTTGCTGGGTTTTTATTTTGGTTGTTAAGTGGACTGCGGCAATATAAACGTCAAGGTCTTGTGAATGGGGATCAAGGGTGA
- the ftsY gene encoding signal recognition particle-docking protein FtsY, with protein sequence MFGLRKTLGSLFKSSKVDESWFDTLEDSLIQSDVGLPTTEQLISKLRKAAKSEKASSPEELQALLIQEVSSLLSAIEPLPNPLFTSQKANAPEVWLVVGVNGAGKTTTIGKLCRLFQSQGKSVLLAAGDTFRAAARNQLQEWGGRNQVDVITQEGGDAAAVAHDAIHAAISRKCDILIIDTAGRLATQDHLMEELKKVKRVIGKALPGAPHHTLLILDGNTGQNGLSQVRAFHAALGLTGIIVTKLDGTAKGGVICALAHTLQDGPKPSVLALGKGEGIEDLASFTAGQYSSELFN encoded by the coding sequence ATGTTTGGCTTACGTAAAACCCTCGGATCCCTTTTTAAATCAAGTAAAGTTGATGAATCTTGGTTTGATACTTTAGAAGACTCACTCATTCAAAGTGATGTGGGTCTACCTACGACCGAACAACTGATCAGCAAACTACGTAAAGCTGCAAAATCAGAGAAAGCCTCAAGCCCAGAGGAGTTGCAAGCACTCCTCATCCAAGAGGTTAGCTCATTACTAAGTGCAATCGAGCCTTTGCCAAATCCACTCTTTACGAGTCAAAAAGCGAATGCTCCAGAAGTATGGTTAGTTGTAGGAGTAAATGGCGCTGGAAAGACCACCACCATTGGCAAACTTTGTAGACTGTTTCAATCTCAAGGTAAATCCGTCCTATTGGCTGCTGGGGACACCTTCAGAGCAGCCGCTCGCAATCAACTACAAGAGTGGGGTGGACGCAACCAAGTAGATGTTATTACTCAAGAAGGTGGCGATGCTGCCGCTGTTGCACACGATGCCATTCACGCTGCTATTTCACGCAAATGCGACATTCTTATCATTGATACCGCCGGACGGCTTGCTACTCAAGACCACTTGATGGAAGAGCTAAAAAAAGTAAAACGGGTCATCGGCAAGGCCCTTCCTGGGGCTCCTCACCATACACTGCTCATCTTGGATGGCAACACTGGCCAGAATGGTCTTAGCCAAGTCAGGGCTTTTCATGCGGCCTTGGGACTTACTGGAATTATTGTGACGAAGCTTGATGGCACTGCCAAAGGTGGGGTAATCTGTGCGTTGGCCCATACCCTACAAGATGGACCAAAACCTAGTGTTTTAGCTCTTGGCAAAGGCGAAGGAATTGAAGATTTAGCCTCCTTTACAGCAGGGCAATATTCTTCAGAATTATTCAATTAA
- a CDS encoding M16 family metallopeptidase gives MHSSLFRYASYLWYGIGNANAILPIEKLDVYKGAKAYLVQTKALPMVDIEVSIDAGDRYDPLNKSGLADMTAGLMNYGDRGEKGVISEAQIADEIADLGANIGLSVGGERAILCIRSLSRKDLRDRAVQLAAAMLSSPIYDPKIVEREKQRTITSLQEAETKPEFVLERRFKKSVYGNYPLANAPAPKSIAAVTPADLSQFHKQFYRGDRMIVSIVGDVDRAQAYEIVQGLLKQILSNWSTYSEVT, from the coding sequence TTGCATAGCAGCTTATTTCGATATGCCTCTTATCTTTGGTATGGCATTGGCAATGCAAATGCAATTTTGCCAATTGAAAAATTAGACGTCTATAAAGGTGCTAAAGCATATTTAGTACAAACTAAAGCTTTGCCCATGGTAGATATTGAGGTCAGTATTGATGCGGGTGATCGTTATGACCCTCTTAATAAGAGCGGTTTAGCAGATATGACTGCAGGCCTGATGAATTATGGCGATCGAGGTGAAAAGGGCGTTATCAGTGAAGCCCAAATTGCCGATGAAATTGCTGATTTAGGTGCAAATATCGGCTTGTCTGTCGGCGGTGAACGCGCAATTTTATGTATTCGTAGTCTGAGTAGAAAAGACTTGCGCGATAGAGCGGTTCAATTGGCTGCAGCGATGTTGAGTTCACCAATTTATGATCCAAAAATTGTCGAACGTGAAAAGCAACGAACGATCACGAGTTTGCAAGAGGCGGAAACAAAGCCCGAGTTTGTTCTTGAGCGCCGCTTTAAAAAATCAGTGTATGGAAACTATCCTTTGGCAAATGCTCCCGCACCCAAATCGATTGCCGCAGTAACGCCTGCCGATTTATCGCAATTTCATAAACAGTTTTATCGTGGTGATCGCATGATTGTGAGTATTGTTGGTGATGTGGATCGTGCTCAGGCTTATGAAATCGTACAGGGTTTGTTAAAGCAAATCCTTTCCAACTGGTCAACCTATTCCGAAGTTACCTGA
- the ctaD gene encoding cytochrome c oxidase subunit I — protein MSTVSTTHDNAHDDHTPHGWRRWLFATNHKDIGTMYLIFSFVSLLAGGVMALGIRLELFQPGLQFLRPEFFNQLTTMHGLVMVFGAIMPAFVGFANWMVPLQIGASDMAFARMNNFSFWILPVAATLLLSSFLAPGGAPSGGWTIYAPLTSQMGPGMDMAIFALHLLGASSIMGSINIIVTILNMRAPGMTLMKMPMFCWTWLITAYLLIAVMPVLAGAITMVLTDRHFGTSFFSAVGGGDPIMFQHIFWFFGHPEVYIMILPAFGIISEIVPAFSRKTLFGYSSMVYATASIAILSFIVWAHHMFATGMPVAGQLFFMYATMLIAVPTGVKIFNWVATMWKGSMTFETPMLWAIGFIFVFTMGGFTGLILAMAPIDIGVQDTYYVVAHFHYVLVAGSLFAMFAGFYYWCPKWTGYMANETRGKIHFWASMIFFNVTFFLMHFLGLAGMPRRYADYPTQFADFNAIASIGALGFGLAQVYFLLFVVMPAYSGKGEKAPMKPWDGAKGLEWTIPSPAPHHTFETLPSAEQMREAGI, from the coding sequence ATGAGTACAGTCTCTACTACCCACGATAACGCACATGATGATCACACGCCACACGGCTGGCGTCGTTGGTTGTTCGCAACCAACCATAAAGACATTGGCACGATGTACTTGATCTTTTCATTCGTTAGCTTGTTAGCTGGCGGAGTGATGGCGTTGGGTATTCGCTTGGAGTTATTCCAGCCTGGTTTGCAATTTTTACGTCCCGAGTTTTTCAATCAGCTAACAACCATGCACGGTCTGGTGATGGTGTTCGGCGCGATCATGCCTGCATTCGTTGGCTTTGCTAACTGGATGGTGCCTTTGCAAATCGGTGCATCTGATATGGCATTTGCTCGTATGAACAACTTCAGTTTCTGGATTCTTCCAGTAGCTGCAACATTATTATTGAGTTCATTCCTGGCACCTGGGGGTGCTCCTTCAGGTGGTTGGACTATCTATGCTCCATTGACCTCTCAAATGGGTCCTGGCATGGATATGGCGATTTTTGCTCTTCACTTGTTGGGTGCTTCATCCATTATGGGTTCGATCAACATCATCGTAACCATCTTAAATATGCGCGCTCCTGGTATGACATTGATGAAGATGCCAATGTTCTGCTGGACTTGGTTAATTACTGCGTATTTGTTGATTGCTGTTATGCCTGTGTTGGCTGGCGCGATCACGATGGTTTTGACTGATCGTCATTTTGGTACTTCGTTCTTCTCTGCCGTTGGTGGTGGCGACCCAATCATGTTCCAGCATATTTTCTGGTTCTTTGGGCACCCAGAGGTTTACATCATGATTCTTCCTGCATTCGGAATTATTAGTGAAATCGTTCCAGCCTTCTCCAGAAAAACATTGTTCGGTTACAGCTCAATGGTTTATGCAACCGCATCGATTGCGATCTTGTCATTCATCGTCTGGGCGCACCATATGTTTGCAACTGGTATGCCGGTTGCAGGCCAATTGTTTTTCATGTACGCAACTATGTTGATTGCTGTTCCAACTGGCGTGAAGATTTTTAACTGGGTTGCAACAATGTGGAAAGGTTCAATGACCTTTGAAACTCCAATGTTGTGGGCTATTGGTTTTATCTTCGTTTTCACCATGGGTGGATTCACAGGTCTAATCTTGGCAATGGCACCAATTGATATCGGCGTTCAAGATACTTACTACGTTGTTGCGCACTTCCACTATGTATTGGTAGCTGGTTCTTTATTTGCGATGTTTGCTGGCTTCTATTACTGGTGTCCAAAGTGGACTGGCTATATGGCTAATGAAACTCGCGGCAAGATCCATTTCTGGGCTTCCATGATTTTCTTCAACGTCACCTTCTTCCTAATGCACTTCTTGGGCTTAGCCGGTATGCCACGTCGTTACGCTGACTACCCAACCCAATTCGCTGACTTCAATGCAATCGCTTCGATTGGTGCTTTGGGCTTTGGTTTAGCGCAGGTTTACTTCCTACTCTTCGTTGTAATGCCAGCTTATAGCGGCAAGGGTGAAAAAGCCCCAATGAAGCCATGGGATGGCGCAAAAGGTTTGGAGTGGACTATTCCTTCTCCAGCTCCGCACCATACATTTGAGACTCTGCCTAGTGCAGAGCAAATGCGTGAAGCAGGAATTTAA
- a CDS encoding cytochrome oxidase small assembly protein, producing the protein MAQKVWSGLFLLQLRTIHLRLCLVQSKCVKQEFNSSEKQALAANNRRMGFILLSVVVTFFIGIVIKRSMLG; encoded by the coding sequence ATGGCGCAAAAGGTTTGGAGTGGACTATTCCTTCTCCAGCTCCGCACCATACATTTGAGACTCTGCCTAGTGCAGAGCAAATGCGTGAAGCAGGAATTTAATTCCTCAGAGAAGCAAGCCCTTGCTGCGAATAATCGTAGGATGGGCTTCATTCTTTTGAGTGTAGTGGTGACGTTTTTTATTGGAATTGTGATTAAACGGAGTATGTTGGGTTAA
- a CDS encoding cytochrome c oxidase subunit 3 — MSSNSTPYYFVPGLSRHPAMAAAGLIAFGAGMSGWVNHTSWGGALSLVGVAWILFVLYHWFGDTIAESNSGKNGVNVDISYRWSMAWFIFSEIMFFGAFFAALFYARNIAMPWMGDVESKLIWPNFQAVWPNDGPAGLVEKFTTMGPWPIPTINTLLLLSSGVTITIAHHALVENHMKKAIVYLAATVGLGAIFLGFQMYEYYHAYHALNLKLTSGIYGSTFFMLTGFHGFHVFLGGTMLAIVLRRMIRGDFTAKHHFAFEGAAWYWHFVDVVWLGLYIAVYWM, encoded by the coding sequence ATGTCATCCAATTCAACCCCATACTATTTCGTTCCTGGACTATCTAGACATCCTGCTATGGCTGCAGCCGGCTTAATTGCTTTTGGCGCTGGCATGTCAGGCTGGGTTAATCACACTTCTTGGGGCGGCGCCCTGAGCTTGGTTGGTGTGGCATGGATTTTGTTTGTACTCTATCATTGGTTTGGCGATACAATTGCAGAGTCAAATTCTGGCAAGAATGGTGTCAACGTTGATATTTCATATCGCTGGTCAATGGCTTGGTTCATCTTCTCTGAAATTATGTTCTTTGGCGCTTTCTTTGCAGCCTTGTTCTATGCCCGCAATATTGCGATGCCATGGATGGGTGATGTTGAAAGCAAATTGATTTGGCCTAATTTCCAAGCTGTTTGGCCAAATGATGGCCCCGCTGGTTTGGTTGAGAAATTCACTACGATGGGTCCTTGGCCGATTCCAACTATCAACACATTGTTGTTGTTGAGTTCTGGTGTGACTATTACTATTGCCCACCATGCATTAGTAGAAAACCACATGAAGAAAGCGATTGTTTACTTGGCTGCGACAGTTGGTTTGGGTGCAATTTTCTTGGGTTTCCAGATGTATGAGTACTACCATGCATACCATGCATTGAACTTGAAGTTAACTTCAGGTATTTATGGTTCTACTTTCTTTATGTTGACTGGCTTCCATGGCTTCCACGTTTTCCTCGGCGGCACTATGTTGGCCATTGTGTTGCGTCGTATGATTCGTGGTGACTTCACTGCTAAACACCACTTCGCATTTGAAGGCGCTGCTTGGTACTGGCACTTTGTTGACGTAGTTTGGCTGGGTCTCTATATCGCTGTTTACTGGATGTAA
- a CDS encoding twin transmembrane helix small protein — protein sequence MKWLIPIVLLMIVFSLGSALYYMMKDRGNSARMVHSLMLRIGLSIALFIGILLANYFGLIQATGIKAGTNLGRLTIRGT from the coding sequence ATGAAGTGGCTTATTCCGATTGTCCTACTAATGATTGTTTTTAGCTTAGGATCAGCCTTGTATTACATGATGAAAGATAGGGGCAATAGTGCTCGCATGGTTCACTCACTAATGCTACGTATAGGCCTATCTATTGCATTGTTTATTGGCATCCTTTTGGCCAACTATTTCGGACTGATACAAGCCACCGGAATTAAAGCAGGCACTAATTTAGGTCGACTAACAATCAGAGGCACTTAA
- a CDS encoding COX15/CtaA family protein, whose protein sequence is MPSLILFLELAAIAIVFAGLPLYLWRKPGYSIFQKLNWVLVFMTFDLIVFGAFTRLTDSGLGCPDWPGCYGTSNPFHALSDIQQAESVLPTGPVTVIKAWIEMIHRYLAMTVGALILVQVGLAFGRLKSLGNRPLFGSFGLLVLVCVQGAFGAWTVTLKLQPIIVTIHLMLALVLLACLTAYAQQSWEEKLSSVRVIRIRPISAQLLLLTFIVLFIQVFLGAWVSTNYAVLACPDFPTCLGSAWPDTNWGEGFTLWRQLGLNSKGEFISPVALQTIHWAHRVFAAVVFIVLGTLGLRALQLATPVLSGLSRVAKLMLGVLLLQIVTGISNVVFQWPLLAALLHTAGSAALVFCLIRMSFWASWKPFM, encoded by the coding sequence ATGCCTAGCTTGATCCTATTTCTGGAACTAGCAGCGATTGCCATTGTTTTTGCTGGCTTGCCCCTCTATCTTTGGAGAAAGCCAGGCTATAGTATTTTTCAAAAACTGAATTGGGTCTTGGTCTTTATGACTTTTGACTTAATTGTATTTGGAGCATTTACCCGCCTAACCGATTCAGGCTTAGGCTGCCCTGATTGGCCTGGGTGCTATGGCACCTCTAATCCTTTTCATGCACTGAGTGATATACAGCAAGCTGAGAGCGTCTTACCTACTGGTCCCGTCACGGTAATTAAGGCCTGGATCGAAATGATTCATCGCTACCTAGCAATGACAGTGGGCGCATTAATTTTGGTGCAAGTGGGACTCGCGTTTGGTAGGTTGAAGAGCTTGGGAAACAGACCCTTGTTTGGCAGTTTCGGTTTGTTGGTATTGGTCTGCGTGCAAGGTGCCTTTGGTGCATGGACGGTGACTCTTAAATTGCAGCCGATTATTGTTACCATTCATCTGATGTTAGCCTTAGTTTTACTGGCTTGCTTGACTGCATATGCACAACAATCATGGGAAGAAAAACTTTCTTCAGTGCGTGTTATTCGGATTCGGCCGATCTCAGCCCAACTGTTATTACTTACTTTTATTGTTTTGTTTATTCAGGTTTTCTTGGGTGCTTGGGTGAGTACCAACTATGCGGTCTTGGCCTGTCCCGACTTCCCAACTTGTTTGGGTAGTGCCTGGCCCGACACAAATTGGGGTGAAGGGTTTACTCTTTGGCGCCAGCTAGGCTTGAATTCCAAGGGCGAATTTATATCCCCCGTAGCCTTACAAACCATTCATTGGGCACATCGTGTATTTGCAGCGGTAGTATTCATAGTGCTTGGCACTTTGGGTTTGAGGGCGTTGCAGCTTGCAACTCCCGTTCTATCAGGCCTTAGTAGAGTGGCTAAGCTGATGCTAGGAGTATTGTTGTTGCAGATAGTGACCGGTATTTCTAATGTGGTCTTTCAGTGGCCCCTATTGGCGGCTCTATTGCATACCGCCGGCTCTGCTGCTTTGGTATTCTGTTTGATCAGAATGAGTTTTTGGGCTTCTTGGAAGCCTTTCATGTAA
- a CDS encoding cytochrome c oxidase assembly protein: MVTTQTLNRQILLKLLVAAVMMFGFGYALVPMYKALCEVTGINVVTSKNDYGVRAFSLNKVGNTQVNYSRTVTIEFDSNSRGPFTFKPVKNFLEVHPGEMTEIVYEVNNKLGRTVRAQAIPSYVPKSATEFFTKLECFCFQEQTLAANETKRMPVVFVIDAGLPDDVKTITLSYTFFELGLGGTPPAPKSKVAS; the protein is encoded by the coding sequence ATGGTTACAACTCAAACGTTAAATCGACAGATTTTGTTGAAGCTTTTAGTAGCAGCAGTAATGATGTTTGGTTTTGGTTATGCATTAGTTCCAATGTACAAGGCCTTATGTGAGGTCACTGGGATTAATGTGGTTACCAGCAAGAATGATTATGGTGTTCGTGCTTTTAGCCTTAATAAGGTAGGCAACACACAAGTTAATTATTCTCGTACGGTAACTATTGAGTTTGACTCGAATAGCCGTGGGCCGTTCACTTTTAAGCCGGTGAAGAACTTCTTAGAAGTTCATCCAGGTGAAATGACGGAGATTGTTTATGAAGTAAACAATAAACTCGGTCGTACGGTGCGCGCTCAAGCAATACCAAGCTATGTACCTAAAAGTGCAACAGAGTTTTTTACGAAATTAGAGTGCTTTTGTTTTCAAGAACAAACGCTTGCAGCAAATGAAACGAAGAGGATGCCAGTGGTTTTTGTAATCGATGCAGGTTTGCCTGATGATGTAAAAACAATCACTTTGTCCTATACCTTCTTTGAGTTAGGTTTGGGTGGTACTCCACCAGCGCCAAAATCAAAGGTTGCTTCATGA
- the rpoH gene encoding RNA polymerase sigma factor RpoH: protein MVQKKSDKPNLQKLPVAQTAAAAAFPMLPTLGVGTLDSYIAYVNRVPMLSAAEELHLAQEFRHTENVDAAKTLVLSHLRLVVSVARQYLGYGIPHADLIQEGNIGLMKAVKRYDPSNGARLVSYAIHWIKAEIHEYILKNWRLVKTATAKAQRKLFFNLRSNKPTLSALTPSEVEALARTLGVKGSDVKEMEMRLAGGDVALEGDDSDDDSAYAPIQWLADSSQEPTARIASAEADALQGPKLDQALMALDERSRNIVQSRWLAMDADGNGTKTLHDLASEYGVSAERVRQIETAALKKMRGLLQAA from the coding sequence ATGGTACAAAAGAAATCTGACAAACCGAATTTGCAAAAGCTGCCCGTCGCGCAGACTGCGGCGGCGGCTGCATTTCCAATGTTGCCAACCCTTGGGGTTGGCACTCTCGATTCCTACATTGCGTACGTCAATCGCGTACCGATGCTCAGCGCTGCGGAAGAATTACATCTTGCGCAGGAGTTTCGTCACACAGAAAATGTCGATGCCGCTAAAACTTTAGTTCTTTCACATTTACGCTTGGTTGTTTCTGTTGCTCGTCAATATCTTGGCTATGGCATTCCACACGCTGACTTAATTCAAGAAGGCAATATTGGCCTCATGAAAGCAGTAAAACGTTATGACCCCAGCAATGGAGCACGATTAGTTTCGTATGCGATTCATTGGATTAAAGCAGAGATTCATGAGTACATTCTCAAGAATTGGCGTTTAGTAAAAACTGCAACCGCCAAAGCACAGCGTAAATTATTCTTTAACTTACGTAGTAACAAACCCACTTTAAGCGCACTTACTCCGAGTGAAGTAGAAGCCTTAGCCAGAACCCTTGGTGTAAAGGGTTCTGACGTTAAAGAAATGGAGATGCGTCTTGCTGGTGGTGATGTCGCACTAGAAGGCGATGATAGCGATGATGATTCGGCTTACGCTCCCATTCAATGGCTAGCAGACAGCTCTCAAGAGCCCACTGCGCGCATTGCTAGCGCTGAAGCAGATGCACTTCAAGGCCCCAAATTAGATCAAGCTCTAATGGCCTTAGACGAACGTAGTCGCAATATTGTCCAATCCCGTTGGTTAGCAATGGACGCCGATGGTAATGGCACTAAGACGCTACATGATCTTGCTAGTGAATATGGCGTCTCTGCAGAACGTGTTCGTCAAATCGAAACTGCCGCCCTGAAAAAGATGCGCGGTTTACTGCAAGCTGCTTAA
- a CDS encoding M16 family metallopeptidase: MREDHRAPTVAHMVWYRAGSMDEVNGKTGVAHVLEHMMFKGTHRVKTGEFSRLVAAVGGRENAFTSRDYTAYFQQVEKSKLEDVIKLEADRMSNLSFDDAEFLKEIQVIMEERRLRTEANPSSLLNESLMATAYMSSLHRYPVIGWMNDLQNMKASDARDWYRSWYAPNNATVVITGDVDAKKVLSLVEKYYGAAIAHELPVRKPQIEPPQKKE, encoded by the coding sequence GTGAGGGAGGATCATCGCGCTCCAACGGTAGCTCATATGGTTTGGTATCGAGCAGGTTCAATGGATGAGGTAAACGGTAAGACAGGCGTTGCGCATGTGCTTGAGCACATGATGTTTAAGGGCACTCATCGGGTGAAGACGGGTGAATTTTCTCGCTTAGTAGCCGCTGTAGGTGGGCGTGAGAATGCGTTTACTTCACGCGATTACACCGCTTACTTTCAGCAAGTTGAAAAATCAAAATTAGAAGATGTGATCAAACTTGAAGCAGATCGCATGTCCAATTTGAGTTTTGATGACGCAGAGTTTTTAAAAGAAATCCAAGTCATCATGGAGGAGCGTCGTTTACGGACAGAAGCTAATCCCAGTAGCTTGCTTAATGAATCACTCATGGCGACTGCATACATGAGTTCTCTTCATCGTTATCCTGTCATCGGCTGGATGAATGATTTGCAAAATATGAAAGCATCTGATGCGCGGGATTGGTATCGTAGTTGGTACGCACCAAACAATGCAACAGTGGTAATCACTGGGGATGTAGACGCCAAAAAAGTGTTGAGTTTGGTGGAAAAATATTATGGCGCTGCGATTGCTCACGAGTTGCCTGTTCGGAAACCACAGATTGAGCCACCTCAAAAAAAAGAATGA
- a CDS encoding DUF2970 domain-containing protein → MKKKSSFMQSMKAVMWGFLGVRKKAGLQEDVASLSFVHIIIAGVVGALIFMGVLLLIVKAVVFH, encoded by the coding sequence ATGAAGAAGAAAAGTAGTTTTATGCAGTCTATGAAAGCTGTGATGTGGGGCTTTTTGGGCGTGCGTAAAAAAGCAGGCTTGCAGGAAGATGTAGCTTCACTAAGTTTTGTGCACATTATCATTGCAGGTGTAGTCGGTGCCCTGATTTTTATGGGCGTGCTCCTGTTGATAGTGAAAGCAGTTGTGTTCCATTGA
- a CDS encoding SCO family protein: MNFLRFCFIAILCLVFSACNPKPEFKNIDITGSTAFGKDFSLLDPDGKVKTLADFKEKVVVMFFGYTQCPDICPTTLTEMQQVMTLMGSQSDKVQVLFVTVDPERDTAEILKQYVPAFDSRFLGLRPADEASLEKVAKDFKIYYKKVPGTKLGSYTMDHAAGSYAFDPEGRLRLYIKHAQGPETLAHDLKELLK, from the coding sequence ATGAATTTTCTGCGCTTTTGCTTTATAGCAATTCTCTGCCTAGTGTTCTCTGCTTGTAACCCAAAGCCAGAGTTTAAAAATATTGATATCACGGGCAGTACCGCATTTGGCAAAGACTTTAGTTTGCTTGATCCTGACGGGAAAGTGAAAACCTTGGCCGACTTTAAGGAAAAAGTGGTGGTGATGTTTTTTGGTTACACCCAGTGCCCTGATATTTGTCCAACTACTTTGACGGAAATGCAGCAGGTCATGACCCTCATGGGGTCTCAGTCAGATAAAGTTCAAGTGTTATTTGTCACTGTAGATCCAGAACGTGATACTGCAGAAATTCTGAAGCAGTATGTGCCTGCATTCGATTCTCGTTTCTTGGGTCTGCGTCCTGCGGATGAAGCATCCTTGGAAAAAGTTGCTAAAGACTTTAAGATTTATTACAAGAAGGTGCCCGGTACAAAGCTAGGTTCTTATACGATGGATCACGCGGCAGGTAGCTATGCATTTGATCCAGAGGGTCGCTTACGTTTATATATCAAGCATGCCCAAGGCCCAGAGACCTTGGCTCATGACTTGAAAGAATTGCTAAAGTAA
- the cyoE gene encoding heme o synthase, with protein MSDSKTNAAVAMPRWRQYWVLTKPRVTQLAVFCAVIGMFLATPGMVPYSVLFGDVVGIWLLAGAAFAVNCLIEQAVDAKMKRTSWRPSATGEVTPFHIIIFSIILGSLGMIILWNFCNPLTMWLTLATFVGYAVIYTWLLKPATPQNIVIGGLSGAMPPALGWAAVTNTLSAEAWLLVLIIFVWTPPHFWALALYRRDDYVQSGLPMLPVTHGERFTLLNIVLYTLILIAATLLPYIYGMSGLVYLISAIILGLLFLAYVVALFISYSDALAKKTFRFSITYLSLLFAALLVDHYFL; from the coding sequence ATGAGTGACTCTAAAACAAACGCAGCAGTGGCTATGCCACGTTGGCGTCAATATTGGGTTTTAACTAAACCTAGAGTGACTCAGCTCGCCGTTTTTTGTGCGGTAATTGGCATGTTCTTGGCAACACCTGGCATGGTTCCTTACTCGGTGCTCTTTGGGGACGTTGTCGGTATCTGGCTTTTGGCGGGCGCAGCATTTGCCGTAAATTGCCTGATTGAGCAAGCTGTTGATGCCAAGATGAAACGGACTTCTTGGCGACCATCGGCAACCGGTGAAGTGACCCCATTTCATATCATCATTTTTTCTATCATTCTGGGATCCCTTGGAATGATTATCTTGTGGAATTTCTGTAATCCCCTAACGATGTGGTTAACGCTTGCAACGTTTGTGGGTTATGCGGTGATTTATACCTGGCTACTCAAGCCAGCCACACCACAAAACATTGTGATTGGTGGATTGTCAGGCGCAATGCCTCCCGCGCTTGGCTGGGCGGCAGTAACCAATACACTTTCTGCAGAAGCTTGGCTTTTGGTTTTAATCATTTTTGTATGGACTCCACCACACTTCTGGGCATTAGCTTTATACCGGCGCGATGACTACGTGCAGTCGGGCTTGCCAATGTTGCCGGTGACCCATGGAGAGCGCTTTACGCTTTTAAATATCGTGCTGTACACCCTGATTTTGATTGCCGCCACTTTACTGCCATACATCTATGGCATGAGCGGTCTCGTGTATTTAATATCGGCCATTATTTTGGGCCTCCTGTTTTTGGCCTATGTAGTTGCGCTATTTATTTCTTATAGCGATGCGTTGGCTAAAAAAACATTTCGCTTTTCCATCACCTATTTATCGCTACTATTTGCCGCGCTCTTGGTAGACCATTATTTCCTCTAA